The following coding sequences lie in one Pseudomonas monsensis genomic window:
- a CDS encoding MFS transporter encodes MSQELRLIRRITLKLIPFLILLYLIAYVDRSAVGFAKLHMGADIGIGDAAYGLGAGLFFIGYFLLEIPSNLMLERFGARRWFARIMITWGAITIGMAFVQGPHSFYVMRFLLGAAEAGFFPGVLYYITQWFPVRHRGKILGLFILSQPIAMMITGPVSGGLLGMDGILGLHGWQWLFIVIGTPAILLTWPVLRWLPDGPQQVQWMDQSEKDWLTGELKKDLQAYGQTRHGNPLHALKDKRVLLLALFYLPVTLSIYGLGLWLPTLIKQFGGSDLVTGFVSSVPYIFGIVGLLIVPRSSDRMNDRYGHLAVLYVLGAIGLFLSAWLSVPLAQLAALCLVAFALFSCTAVFWTLPGRFFAGASAAAGIALINSVGNLGGYIGPFVIGALKEYTGNLGSGLYFLSGVMVFGLILTGVVYRVLERKHVLPVDQFAASARGATRT; translated from the coding sequence ATGAGCCAGGAATTGCGGCTTATTCGCCGCATCACGCTGAAACTGATTCCCTTCCTGATCCTGCTGTACCTGATTGCCTACGTGGATCGCTCCGCCGTCGGCTTCGCCAAGCTGCACATGGGCGCCGATATCGGCATTGGCGATGCGGCCTATGGCCTGGGTGCCGGGCTGTTTTTCATTGGTTACTTCCTGCTGGAAATCCCCAGCAACCTGATGCTTGAACGCTTCGGCGCACGGCGCTGGTTTGCGCGGATCATGATCACCTGGGGTGCGATCACCATCGGCATGGCCTTCGTTCAGGGCCCGCACAGTTTCTACGTCATGCGTTTTCTGCTCGGCGCGGCGGAGGCGGGCTTCTTTCCCGGCGTTCTCTACTACATCACCCAATGGTTCCCGGTGCGCCATCGCGGCAAGATCCTCGGCCTGTTCATCCTCTCCCAACCGATCGCGATGATGATCACCGGCCCGGTGTCCGGCGGCTTGCTGGGCATGGATGGCATCCTCGGGCTGCACGGCTGGCAGTGGCTGTTCATCGTCATCGGTACGCCGGCGATCCTGCTGACCTGGCCGGTGCTGCGCTGGCTGCCGGACGGCCCGCAGCAGGTGCAATGGATGGATCAAAGCGAGAAAGACTGGCTGACCGGCGAGCTGAAAAAGGATTTGCAGGCATACGGCCAGACCCGTCACGGCAACCCGTTGCATGCCTTGAAAGACAAACGCGTGTTGCTGCTGGCGCTGTTTTATCTGCCGGTGACCCTGAGCATTTATGGCCTCGGTCTGTGGTTGCCGACGCTGATCAAACAGTTTGGCGGCAGCGACCTGGTGACCGGTTTCGTCTCGTCGGTGCCGTACATCTTCGGCATCGTCGGCCTGCTGATCGTGCCGCGCAGTTCTGATCGGATGAACGATCGCTACGGCCACTTGGCGGTGCTCTATGTGTTGGGTGCGATCGGCCTGTTCCTCAGTGCCTGGCTGTCGGTGCCGTTGGCGCAACTGGCGGCGCTGTGCCTGGTGGCATTTGCGCTGTTTTCCTGCACGGCGGTGTTCTGGACCTTGCCGGGGCGGTTCTTCGCCGGCGCCAGTGCGGCGGCAGGGATCGCGTTGATCAATTCGGTCGGCAACCTCGGCGGCTATATCGGGCCGTTCGTGATCGGGGCGTTGAAGGAGTACACCGGCAATCTGGGTTCGGGGTTGTATTTCCTCAGCGGGGTGATGGTGTTCGGCTTGATTCTCACAGGAGTCGTCTACCGCGTGCTGGAACGCAAACACGTGCTGCCGGTTGACCAATTTGCCGCCAGCGCACGCGGCGCCACCCGAACCTGA
- the araD1 gene encoding AraD1 family protein, producing the protein MHLVQFELTNGERRVGVVDNGLVREVRDARSVRDLALAAIEAGATLEQHVHTLGLGGSHDYAQLLKDLRILPPLDHPDPAHLLVSGTGLTHLGSASARDKMHQQAGDEAAMTDTMRIFKWGVEGGKPQTGQAGVQPEWFYKGDGSIVVRPGQPFPLPPFAEDAGEEPEMAGLYVIGHDGKPYRVGFAVGNEFSDHVMERKNYLYLAHSKLRSCSYGPELRTGELPQHLAGTSRILRDGEVLWQSEFLSGEANMCHSLANLEYHHFKYSQFLRPGDVHIHFFGTATLSFADGIRSRPGDVFEISQADFGAPLVNGIAPVAAAFQPNSIGTL; encoded by the coding sequence ATGCATCTGGTTCAATTCGAATTAACCAACGGCGAACGCCGCGTCGGCGTGGTCGACAACGGTCTGGTCCGCGAAGTGCGGGACGCCCGCAGCGTGCGCGATCTGGCGCTGGCCGCGATCGAAGCCGGCGCGACCCTTGAGCAGCATGTGCACACGCTCGGCCTCGGTGGCAGCCATGACTATGCGCAGTTACTCAAGGACCTGCGCATCCTGCCTCCGCTCGATCACCCGGACCCGGCGCACCTGCTGGTCAGCGGCACCGGCCTGACGCACCTGGGCAGCGCCTCGGCGCGGGACAAGATGCACCAGCAGGCTGGCGACGAAGCGGCGATGACCGACACCATGCGCATCTTCAAATGGGGCGTGGAGGGCGGTAAACCGCAAACAGGGCAGGCCGGCGTGCAGCCGGAATGGTTCTATAAAGGCGATGGCAGCATTGTCGTGCGTCCGGGCCAGCCATTCCCGCTGCCGCCATTTGCCGAGGACGCCGGCGAAGAACCGGAGATGGCTGGCCTCTACGTCATCGGCCACGATGGCAAGCCTTATCGCGTGGGTTTCGCGGTCGGCAACGAATTCTCCGACCACGTCATGGAACGCAAGAATTACCTGTACCTCGCGCATTCGAAATTGCGCAGTTGCAGCTACGGTCCGGAACTTCGCACGGGTGAATTGCCTCAACATCTGGCAGGCACCAGTCGCATCCTGCGCGACGGCGAAGTGCTGTGGCAGAGCGAATTTCTCAGTGGCGAGGCCAATATGTGCCACAGCCTCGCCAACCTCGAGTATCACCACTTCAAATACAGCCAGTTCCTGCGTCCGGGCGACGTGCACATTCATTTCTTCGGCACCGCGACCCTGTCGTTCGCCGATGGCATTCGCAGCCGGCCGGGCGATGTATTTGAAATCAGCCAGGCCGACTTCGGCGCTCCGCTGGTCAACGGTATCGCACCGGTTGCAGCGGCATTTCAACCGAACAGCATCGGCACCCTTTAA
- a CDS encoding aldehyde dehydrogenase (NADP(+)) → MTQILGHNYIGGQRSAAGDIKLHSVDATTGENLPYAFIQATEQEVAAAAQAAAAAYPAYRSLSAERRAQFLDAIADELDALGDDFVALVCRETALPAGRIQGERGRTSGQMRLFAKVLRRGDFYGARIDLPLPDRQPLPRPDLRQYRIGLGPVAVFGASNFPLAFSTAGGDTAAALAAGCPVVFKAHSGHMATAERVADALIRAAEKTAMPAGVFNMIYGGGVGEWLVKHPAIQAVGFTGSLKGGRALCDMAAARAQPIPVFAEMSSINPVIVLPQALAERSETVARDLTASVVQGCGQFCTNPGLVIGIRSPQFTAFVQQVGALIGDQPAQTMLNAGTLGSYGKGLQKLAAHPGIEHLAGNPQQGNQAQPQLFKADVSLLIDGDEVLQEEVFGPTTVIVEVADKAQLSAALNGLHGQLTAAIIGEQADFERFPELTPLLEQKVGRILLNGYPTGVEVCDAMVHGGPYPATSDARGTSVGTLAIDRFLRPVCFQNYPDSLLPEPLKNANPLRIQRLVDGKPSRDAL, encoded by the coding sequence ATGACGCAGATTCTCGGTCACAACTACATCGGCGGTCAGCGCAGCGCGGCTGGCGACATCAAACTGCACAGCGTTGACGCCACGACCGGTGAAAACCTGCCCTATGCATTCATCCAGGCCACCGAGCAGGAAGTCGCTGCCGCCGCCCAGGCCGCTGCGGCGGCGTACCCGGCGTACCGCAGCCTTAGTGCTGAACGGCGTGCACAGTTTCTCGACGCGATCGCCGATGAACTGGATGCGCTCGGTGATGATTTCGTCGCGCTGGTCTGCCGGGAAACCGCATTGCCCGCCGGACGCATTCAAGGCGAGCGCGGACGCACCAGCGGGCAGATGCGTCTGTTCGCCAAAGTCCTGCGCCGGGGTGATTTTTACGGTGCGCGCATTGACCTGCCGTTGCCGGATCGCCAGCCACTGCCGCGTCCGGATCTGCGCCAATACCGTATTGGTCTCGGCCCGGTAGCGGTGTTTGGCGCAAGCAACTTCCCCCTGGCGTTTTCCACCGCCGGCGGCGACACCGCGGCGGCACTGGCCGCCGGTTGCCCGGTGGTATTCAAGGCCCACAGCGGCCACATGGCCACGGCTGAGCGAGTGGCCGATGCGTTGATCCGTGCCGCAGAAAAAACCGCGATGCCGGCCGGCGTATTCAACATGATCTACGGTGGCGGCGTGGGTGAGTGGCTGGTCAAGCACCCGGCGATTCAGGCGGTAGGCTTCACCGGTTCGCTCAAGGGCGGACGTGCGCTGTGCGACATGGCCGCTGCGCGTGCGCAACCGATTCCAGTGTTCGCCGAGATGTCGAGCATCAACCCGGTGATCGTCCTGCCGCAGGCACTGGCCGAACGCTCGGAAACCGTTGCCCGTGACCTGACCGCTTCGGTGGTGCAGGGCTGCGGTCAGTTCTGTACCAATCCCGGTCTGGTCATTGGTATTCGTTCGCCGCAGTTCACGGCTTTCGTGCAGCAGGTCGGCGCCTTGATCGGCGATCAACCGGCGCAAACCATGCTCAACGCCGGCACCCTTGGCAGCTACGGCAAAGGCTTGCAGAAGCTGGCCGCGCATCCGGGCATCGAGCATCTGGCGGGTAATCCGCAGCAGGGCAATCAGGCGCAACCGCAGTTGTTCAAGGCTGATGTCAGCCTGTTGATCGACGGCGACGAAGTGCTGCAGGAAGAAGTGTTCGGCCCGACCACGGTGATCGTCGAGGTCGCGGACAAAGCGCAACTCAGTGCCGCGTTGAACGGCTTGCACGGGCAACTGACGGCGGCGATTATCGGCGAGCAGGCGGATTTCGAACGCTTCCCGGAACTGACGCCGTTGCTCGAGCAAAAGGTCGGGCGGATCCTGCTCAATGGTTATCCGACCGGTGTCGAGGTGTGCGATGCGATGGTGCATGGCGGCCCATACCCGGCGACGTCCGATGCCCGCGGCACCTCAGTCGGCACGCTGGCCATCGACCGTTTCCTGCGCCCGGTGTGTTTCCAGAACTACCCCGACAGCTTGCTGCCGGAGCCACTGAAAAACGCTAACCCGCTGCGCATTCAGCGCTTGGTGGATGGCAAGCCTTCACGCGATGCGTTGTAA
- a CDS encoding DUF5629 family protein, whose amino-acid sequence MTAQTLLNALEHCGMVEIDGLHAFEFALDEDDNLHIECIDGRAAKHWEFTPAQVAAATFDEDLQSWLIVGYASDTKTTGEHRLVCLGDVVSSSDDEDDN is encoded by the coding sequence ATGACTGCCCAAACCCTTCTCAACGCCCTCGAACACTGCGGTATGGTGGAAATCGACGGCCTGCATGCTTTCGAATTCGCCCTCGACGAAGACGACAACCTGCACATCGAATGCATCGACGGCCGAGCGGCCAAGCATTGGGAGTTCACGCCGGCGCAGGTTGCAGCGGCGACGTTTGACGAAGACCTGCAGAGCTGGCTGATCGTTGGCTATGCCAGCGACACCAAAACCACGGGCGAACACCGCCTGGTCTGCCTTGGCGATGTAGTCAGCAGCAGTGATGACGAGGATGACAATTAA
- a CDS encoding lactonase family protein, which produces MNMRKLWPLLMAGSVGAMGLSTASAETFQLLVGSYTAGSSQGIYRMKFDSTTGQIDAKPLQVVKSENPSWLTLSKDQKRLFVVNENGPGQKDPVGRVSSYSIDPKTHALSLINQVQSLGNEPTHSSLSGDAGHLFVSNYSVVEDPGGTLAVLPVGADGKLKPVVQMSAHPASRVNPERQASNHVHSTVSSPDGRYVFSNDLGADKVFIYQFDPKANPELPLTPAKTASVALPAGSGPRHLLFSADGKHAWLTMEMSAQVAVFDYNDGVLTQTQLVDLAAGQPTSDKAAAALHASADGKFLYVSNRGTANQLLVFSIDPANGQLKELQKRSVEGDHPREFSLDPSGKFLLIANQKSNDIVVVERDAKTGLLGKTVQKLPMDAPSDLKFLLRQ; this is translated from the coding sequence ATGAACATGCGTAAATTATGGCCGTTGTTGATGGCCGGCAGCGTTGGCGCGATGGGCCTGTCCACGGCCAGCGCCGAGACCTTCCAGTTGCTGGTCGGCTCCTACACCGCCGGCAGCAGCCAGGGCATCTATCGCATGAAATTCGACAGCACCACCGGCCAGATCGACGCCAAGCCGTTGCAAGTGGTGAAGAGCGAAAACCCGTCGTGGCTGACCCTGTCCAAAGACCAGAAACGTCTGTTCGTGGTCAACGAAAACGGCCCGGGCCAGAAAGACCCGGTTGGCCGCGTCAGCAGCTATTCGATTGACCCCAAGACCCACGCCTTGAGCCTGATCAATCAAGTGCAGAGCCTGGGCAACGAGCCGACTCATTCCAGCCTCAGCGGCGATGCCGGCCATCTGTTCGTCAGCAACTATTCGGTGGTGGAAGATCCGGGTGGAACGCTGGCGGTATTGCCGGTCGGTGCGGATGGCAAACTCAAACCGGTGGTGCAGATGAGTGCGCACCCGGCGAGCCGGGTCAATCCTGAGCGCCAGGCCTCGAACCACGTGCACTCGACGGTTTCTTCGCCGGACGGCCGCTACGTGTTCTCCAATGATCTGGGCGCGGACAAAGTCTTCATTTATCAATTCGACCCGAAGGCCAATCCGGAGCTGCCGCTGACCCCGGCGAAAACCGCTTCTGTGGCGTTGCCTGCCGGCAGCGGCCCACGTCATTTGCTGTTCAGCGCTGACGGCAAACATGCCTGGTTGACCATGGAAATGAGCGCGCAAGTCGCGGTGTTCGATTACAACGACGGTGTACTGACCCAGACGCAACTGGTCGATCTGGCCGCTGGGCAGCCAACCTCTGACAAAGCCGCTGCCGCGCTGCATGCATCGGCCGATGGCAAGTTTCTTTACGTCAGCAACCGTGGCACTGCCAATCAGCTGCTGGTGTTCAGCATTGATCCGGCGAACGGCCAGCTCAAAGAGCTGCAAAAACGTTCGGTGGAGGGCGATCATCCACGGGAGTTCAGCCTAGATCCAAGCGGCAAGTTCCTGCTGATCGCCAACCAGAAGAGCAACGACATTGTTGTTGTCGAGCGTGATGCCAAGACCGGCCTGCTCGGCAAAACCGTGCAAAAACTGCCGATGGACGCCCCGAGTGACCTGAAGTTTTTGCTGCGACAATAA